A single genomic interval of Shewanella halotolerans harbors:
- a CDS encoding DUF6677 family protein translates to MNKAIIATLLSAFVCPGSGHFYLKRYNAGTLISCISLSGIAYLLYQAVNRAVTVSDQILSGELPLDYGAIYAAISQAPQGGEAFWLEAATWAFILGWLIGIIDAYRQGRKLMRLEARQSQDHAEANH, encoded by the coding sequence ATGAATAAAGCCATCATAGCCACCCTGCTTTCGGCCTTCGTCTGCCCGGGTTCGGGCCACTTCTACCTCAAGCGCTATAACGCCGGGACACTGATCTCCTGCATCAGCCTGAGCGGCATCGCCTACCTCCTGTATCAGGCGGTCAACCGCGCCGTGACGGTATCGGACCAGATTCTGTCGGGCGAGCTGCCGCTGGACTATGGCGCCATCTACGCCGCCATCAGCCAGGCCCCACAGGGTGGCGAGGCCTTCTGGCTCGAGGCCGCCACCTGGGCCTTCATCCTCGGCTGGCTCATCGGCATCATAGACGCCTATCGTCAGGGCCGTAAGCTGATGCGCCTGGAGGCACGGCAGAGCCAAGATCATGCCGAGGCAAATCACTGA
- a CDS encoding c-type cytochrome domain-containing protein encodes MYAHHSIDRRLLLVAALATTALLGCERPVSFSSEVQPILNASCISCHSGAGEGMAKTHLALDSYQGVMRGTQLGPVVVPGSSASSTLYLAIDHKVDSKIQMPPHHSDKFAQGEGKPLSSEQIALIKRWIDEGAKQN; translated from the coding sequence ATGTATGCTCATCACTCCATCGACAGGCGCCTGTTACTGGTGGCAGCATTGGCCACCACGGCGCTACTGGGCTGTGAGCGGCCGGTGAGCTTCTCATCCGAAGTACAGCCCATACTCAACGCCTCCTGCATCAGCTGTCATTCGGGTGCAGGCGAAGGCATGGCAAAAACCCATCTGGCACTGGATAGCTATCAGGGCGTGATGCGCGGTACCCAGCTTGGCCCTGTCGTAGTCCCCGGCAGCTCCGCCTCCAGCACCCTCTATCTGGCGATCGATCATAAGGTCGATAGCAAGATCCAGATGCCGCCCCACCACAGTGATAAATTTGCGCAAGGCGAAGGAAAGCCCCTCAGCAGCGAGCAGATCGCCCTCATCAAGCGTTGGATAGATGAAGGCGCGAAACAGAACTAA
- a CDS encoding efflux RND transporter permease subunit, with the protein MNFAEYSITHKVVSWMFALLLLIGGSLSFMSLGQLEFPEFTIKEALVVTAYPGASPEQVEEEVTLPLEDALQQLDGVKHITSINSAGLSQIQIEMQDKYDAEKLPQIWDEVRRKVSDTLGELPSGAMTPKVIDDFGDVYGILLNLSGDGYSERELENYADFLRRELVLVDGIKRVNIAGIVDQQVVVEISTQKINALGLNQDYIYGLINSQNVVSNAGSIRVGDNRIRIHPTGEFDSVEALSRLVVSAPGSAKLIYLGDIANIYKAMDETPSNLYHSGGDMALSVGIAFSSGVNVVKVGEAVNQKMMALSDELPVGMTLTTVYDQSKMVDQTINGFLVNLAESIAIVIGVLLIFMGLRSGLLMGLVLLLTILGTFIMMKVLNIELQIISLGALIIALGMLVDNAIVVTEGIIIGLKRGQSRLETAKQVITQTQWPLLGATVIAIIAFAPIGLSDNATGEFCISLFLVLLISLFISWITAMTLTPFFCDLLFKDGEIPDEADSDPYKGWLFQLYRGSLGLAMRFRGLTLLVVLLALVGSVMGFGQVKNVFFPASNTPIFFVDVWMPEGSDIKATEALLGRIEQDLMAEQAKQDLGLVNITSVVGQGAQRFVLPYVPEKGYAAYGQLLIEMSNLETLNAYMRKLEQDLVQHYPEAEYRFKYMENGPSPAAKIEARFYGEDPEVLRQLAQQASEIFLAEPSATSVRHNWRNQVTLVRPQLALAQARETGISKQDLDNALLTNFSGKHVGLYRENSHLLPIIARAPADERLNADSISALQVWSTENNVFVPISQVVSDFTTEWEDPLIMRRDRKRVISVLADPVNGSNETADSVFRKLRDKVEAISLPAGYELEWGGEYETSSEAQQSVFSSIPLGYLAMFLITVLLFNSVRQPLVIWFTVPLALIGVVSGLLLFDAPFSFMALLGLLSLTGMIIKNGIVLVDQINLELSQGKEAYRAVFDSSVSRVRPVLMAAITTMLGMIPLLPDAFFGSMAITIIFGLGFASVLTLVVLPVAYTLVFGIKVPKAQ; encoded by the coding sequence ATGAATTTTGCCGAGTATTCGATCACCCACAAGGTGGTCAGTTGGATGTTTGCCCTGCTGCTCCTCATAGGTGGCAGCCTGTCGTTCATGAGCCTGGGGCAGCTGGAATTTCCCGAATTTACCATTAAAGAGGCACTGGTCGTCACTGCCTACCCTGGCGCCTCACCGGAGCAGGTGGAGGAAGAGGTCACCCTGCCTCTGGAAGATGCACTGCAACAGCTCGATGGGGTGAAACATATCACCTCAATCAACAGCGCCGGCCTGTCGCAGATCCAAATTGAGATGCAGGACAAGTATGACGCCGAGAAGCTGCCGCAGATCTGGGACGAAGTGCGCCGTAAGGTGAGCGATACCCTGGGAGAGCTGCCCAGCGGCGCCATGACGCCTAAGGTGATCGACGACTTCGGCGACGTCTATGGCATTTTGCTCAACCTCAGCGGCGATGGCTACAGCGAACGCGAGCTGGAGAACTACGCCGACTTTCTGCGCCGCGAGCTGGTGCTGGTCGATGGGATCAAGCGCGTCAACATCGCGGGTATCGTCGACCAACAGGTGGTGGTGGAGATCTCCACTCAGAAGATCAACGCCCTGGGTCTTAATCAGGACTATATCTATGGGCTGATCAACAGCCAGAACGTGGTCTCTAACGCGGGGAGCATACGCGTGGGCGACAACCGCATCCGCATCCACCCCACGGGCGAGTTCGACAGCGTCGAGGCGCTTTCACGCCTGGTGGTGAGCGCGCCCGGTAGCGCCAAGCTGATCTACCTGGGGGATATCGCCAACATCTACAAGGCGATGGACGAGACCCCGAGCAACCTGTATCACAGCGGCGGCGACATGGCGCTGTCTGTGGGCATCGCCTTCTCCAGCGGCGTCAACGTGGTCAAGGTGGGTGAAGCCGTCAACCAGAAGATGATGGCGCTCAGCGACGAGCTGCCGGTGGGCATGACGCTTACCACAGTCTATGACCAGAGCAAGATGGTGGATCAGACCATCAACGGCTTTTTGGTGAACCTGGCGGAATCGATCGCCATCGTCATCGGCGTGCTGCTGATCTTCATGGGGCTGAGATCTGGCCTGCTGATGGGGCTGGTGCTGCTGCTCACCATTCTCGGTACCTTCATCATGATGAAGGTGCTCAATATCGAGCTGCAGATCATCTCGCTGGGGGCATTGATCATCGCCCTGGGGATGTTGGTGGATAACGCTATCGTGGTAACCGAAGGGATCATCATAGGCCTCAAGCGCGGCCAGTCGCGTCTGGAGACCGCCAAGCAGGTGATCACCCAGACCCAGTGGCCGCTGCTGGGGGCGACGGTTATTGCCATCATCGCCTTCGCGCCTATCGGTCTGTCGGACAACGCCACGGGTGAGTTTTGTATCTCTCTGTTCCTGGTGCTGCTGATCTCCCTGTTTATCAGCTGGATCACCGCCATGACGCTGACCCCCTTCTTCTGCGATCTGCTGTTTAAGGATGGCGAGATCCCCGATGAGGCGGATAGCGACCCCTACAAGGGTTGGCTGTTCCAGCTCTATCGCGGCAGCCTAGGCCTGGCGATGCGTTTTCGCGGCCTGACCCTGCTGGTCGTGTTGCTGGCCCTGGTGGGCTCGGTGATGGGCTTCGGTCAGGTAAAGAACGTCTTCTTCCCGGCCTCTAACACCCCTATCTTCTTCGTGGATGTGTGGATGCCGGAAGGCAGCGACATCAAGGCCACCGAGGCGCTGCTGGGTCGTATCGAGCAGGACTTGATGGCGGAGCAGGCAAAACAGGATCTCGGCCTGGTAAACATCACCAGTGTGGTCGGCCAGGGCGCCCAGCGCTTCGTGCTGCCCTATGTGCCGGAGAAGGGCTACGCCGCCTATGGCCAGCTGCTGATCGAGATGAGCAACCTGGAGACCCTCAACGCCTATATGCGTAAGCTGGAGCAGGACCTGGTACAGCACTATCCCGAGGCGGAATATCGCTTCAAGTATATGGAGAATGGCCCCAGCCCGGCGGCCAAGATCGAGGCGCGCTTTTACGGCGAAGACCCTGAGGTGCTGAGACAGCTGGCCCAGCAGGCGAGCGAGATCTTCCTTGCCGAGCCGAGCGCCACCAGCGTGCGCCACAACTGGCGTAACCAGGTGACCCTAGTGCGTCCACAGCTGGCACTGGCTCAGGCCCGGGAAACCGGCATCAGCAAGCAAGACCTCGATAATGCCCTGCTGACCAACTTCAGTGGCAAGCATGTCGGCCTGTATCGTGAGAACAGCCACCTATTGCCGATTATCGCCCGGGCACCGGCCGATGAGCGTCTCAATGCCGACAGCATCTCGGCGCTGCAGGTGTGGAGCACAGAAAACAATGTGTTCGTGCCCATCTCTCAGGTGGTCAGCGACTTCACCACTGAGTGGGAAGATCCGCTGATCATGCGCCGCGACCGTAAGCGGGTGATCTCTGTGCTCGCCGACCCGGTGAACGGCAGCAACGAGACTGCAGATTCTGTGTTTAGAAAGTTACGTGACAAGGTCGAGGCCATCAGCCTGCCTGCCGGCTATGAGCTGGAATGGGGCGGCGAATATGAGACCTCCAGCGAGGCGCAGCAGTCGGTATTTAGCTCGATCCCACTTGGCTACCTGGCGATGTTCCTGATAACAGTGCTGCTGTTTAACTCGGTCAGACAGCCCCTGGTGATCTGGTTTACCGTGCCGCTGGCGCTGATCGGCGTGGTCTCTGGCCTGCTGCTGTTCGACGCCCCTTTCAGCTTCATGGCACTGCTGGGTCTGCTGAGTCTGACCGGGATGATCATCAAGAATGGTATCGTCCTGGTGGATCAGATCAACCTGGAGCTGAGCCAGGGTAAGGAAGCCTACCGCGCGGTATTCGACTCCTCGGTGAGTCGCGTGCGTCCCGTGTTGATGGCGGCGATCACGACCATGCTGGGGATGATCCCCCTGCTGCCGGATGCCTTCTTCGGTTCCATGGCGATCACCATCATCTTCGGCCTGGGCTTCGCCTCTGTGCTCACCCTGGTGGTGCTGCCGGTGGCCTACACCCTGGTCTTCGGCATCAAGGTGCCTAAGGCGCAATAA
- a CDS encoding efflux RND transporter periplasmic adaptor subunit, giving the protein MKPLTTSLSLLVLTLVLAGCSTESAEIAPESVRPVKLLEITELGSGTLRSFPAKVAATKQAELSFRLSGQLVEFSLVDGQRVTKGEVLARLDDRDARNQLLNREADHELAQADFNRKGELLRQALISQAEYDLAKAQLKSSAANLASAQDQLSYTVIKAPFSGTVAKTKIENFQIVQANQPVLVLQKDRFIDVVIQVPESLASRVTSFNPHSPSLPMVTFSNHPEQKYAARLKEFATQVTPGTQSYEVVFTLPTPTEFSVLPGMSAQLILDIAGPDADKKSAIVPPSAVLKRDQDGEQIVWTYDLGTGQVSARKVSLGKVTSQGIEITQGLAVGDRVVVAGVAQLHENQQVKPLRWQRGV; this is encoded by the coding sequence ATGAAACCCCTTACAACGTCACTTTCACTACTCGTATTAACTCTAGTACTTGCCGGTTGCAGCACAGAATCTGCCGAGATCGCTCCCGAGAGTGTTCGTCCCGTTAAGCTGCTGGAGATCACCGAGCTGGGTAGCGGCACCCTGAGAAGCTTCCCCGCCAAGGTCGCCGCCACCAAGCAGGCGGAACTGTCATTCAGATTATCCGGTCAGCTGGTCGAGTTCTCTCTGGTGGATGGCCAGCGCGTCACCAAGGGCGAGGTGCTGGCGCGCCTCGACGACAGAGACGCACGCAACCAGCTGCTCAACCGCGAGGCGGATCACGAACTGGCCCAGGCCGACTTTAATCGTAAGGGCGAGCTGCTGCGTCAGGCACTGATCTCTCAGGCGGAATATGATCTGGCCAAGGCCCAGCTGAAATCCAGCGCCGCCAACCTGGCCAGCGCCCAGGATCAGCTGAGCTATACGGTGATCAAGGCGCCCTTCAGCGGCACGGTCGCCAAGACCAAGATAGAGAATTTCCAGATAGTACAGGCCAATCAGCCGGTTCTGGTGCTGCAGAAAGATCGCTTCATCGACGTGGTGATCCAGGTGCCCGAGTCGCTGGCCAGCCGTGTGACCTCCTTTAACCCACATTCGCCTTCGCTGCCCATGGTGACCTTTAGCAATCACCCGGAGCAGAAATATGCCGCGCGCCTGAAAGAGTTTGCCACTCAGGTGACTCCGGGCACCCAGAGCTACGAGGTAGTGTTTACCCTGCCGACTCCGACCGAGTTTAGCGTGCTGCCGGGCATGAGCGCCCAGCTGATCTTGGATATTGCCGGTCCCGATGCCGACAAGAAGAGCGCCATAGTGCCGCCGAGCGCCGTGCTCAAGCGGGATCAAGACGGTGAGCAGATAGTCTGGACCTATGATCTGGGCACGGGCCAGGTAAGCGCCCGCAAGGTGAGCCTGGGTAAGGTGACCAGTCAGGGAATAGAGATCACCCAGGGCCTGGCTGTAGGTGACCGCGTGGTGGTTGCCGGTGTGGCCCAGCTGCACGAGAATCAGCAGGTCAAGCCTCTGCGCTGGCAACGAGGTGTTTAA
- a CDS encoding LysR family transcriptional regulator produces the protein MKTEDIALFHRIVETGSLVEAADILNVPKSTLSRRLQTLEDELNVKLFHRQSRAMTLTASGSHFYNKTTPLLASLEQTFSELSGQEAAVTGHLRILIFPIPEILHITHAIFEFMDLNPELTVELIVSSEPKDMIRNNIDLAFMLEDAFNENEMVARHVISETVHFFASPEYLARAGTPTMPEELDGHNSILFRYPNGRIFNEVPFGKDRIISVKGNLCVNSLGTCLEAALMGRGIALMPLPIAQEYVDNGKLVMLFEDIEPYEGKCFLVYPSRRFISLASQRFIDHVLRAIDECLQNGACDREARTKGAIKPLI, from the coding sequence ATGAAAACCGAAGATATTGCCCTGTTCCACCGCATCGTCGAGACAGGCAGCCTGGTCGAGGCTGCCGATATTCTCAACGTGCCTAAATCGACCCTGAGTCGACGCCTGCAGACGCTCGAAGATGAGCTCAATGTTAAGCTGTTTCATCGCCAGAGTCGCGCCATGACCCTCACCGCCTCGGGCAGTCATTTCTACAATAAAACCACGCCCTTGCTGGCGAGTTTGGAGCAGACCTTCTCTGAGCTATCGGGGCAGGAAGCGGCGGTCACCGGCCATTTACGTATCTTGATCTTTCCCATTCCGGAGATATTGCATATCACCCACGCGATATTTGAGTTCATGGATCTCAACCCTGAGCTGACGGTGGAACTCATCGTCAGCTCGGAGCCCAAGGATATGATCCGCAACAATATCGACTTGGCCTTTATGCTCGAAGATGCCTTTAACGAGAATGAGATGGTGGCGCGGCACGTCATCAGCGAGACAGTGCACTTCTTTGCCAGTCCGGAATATCTGGCGCGGGCGGGTACGCCTACTATGCCTGAAGAGTTGGATGGGCATAACTCCATTTTGTTTCGTTACCCCAACGGCAGGATCTTCAACGAAGTGCCCTTCGGAAAAGACAGAATTATCTCGGTAAAAGGCAACCTGTGTGTCAATAGCCTGGGCACCTGCTTAGAGGCCGCCTTGATGGGGCGTGGCATCGCCTTGATGCCACTGCCGATTGCGCAGGAGTATGTGGATAATGGCAAGCTAGTGATGCTATTTGAAGATATCGAGCCCTATGAGGGTAAGTGCTTCCTCGTCTATCCGTCGCGGCGTTTCATTAGCCTCGCCAGTCAACGCTTTATCGACCATGTGTTGAGGGCAATAGATGAGTGTCTTCAAAATGGTGCCTGCGATCGTGAAGCCAGGACCAAGGGGGCGATTAAGCCGTTAATTTAA
- a CDS encoding Qnr family pentapeptide repeat protein: protein MDDLQHETLEQDYFEHDFSGEDLQGLKFRRCRFVRCSFNRADLTDCHFEQCQFVESGDLLGCDFSYATLINAKFSDCRLNLARFTGARCFGAEFRASNLQGADFYRASFANQIGINHYFCSAVFSGCNLAYANLSQVILEECELTDNRWRGANLTGASLKGSNLSGGEFSPELWGEFDLRGANLTRVDLEGLDPREVALEGVMIDAWQQSQLLAPFGLIVCGE, encoded by the coding sequence ATGGATGATTTGCAACACGAGACGCTTGAACAGGATTACTTTGAGCATGACTTTAGCGGTGAGGATCTGCAGGGGCTGAAGTTTCGTCGCTGCCGCTTCGTGCGCTGCAGCTTTAACCGCGCGGATTTGACCGACTGCCATTTCGAGCAGTGCCAGTTTGTCGAGTCCGGCGATCTGCTGGGGTGTGATTTTAGCTACGCCACGCTTATCAACGCCAAGTTCAGTGACTGTCGCCTTAATCTGGCGCGCTTCACCGGTGCCCGCTGCTTCGGCGCCGAGTTTCGAGCATCTAACCTGCAGGGCGCCGACTTCTACCGCGCCAGCTTCGCCAATCAAATAGGCATTAACCACTACTTCTGCAGCGCCGTGTTTTCCGGCTGTAACCTCGCCTACGCTAACCTGTCTCAGGTGATACTGGAAGAGTGTGAACTGACCGACAACCGCTGGCGCGGCGCCAACCTGACCGGCGCATCGCTGAAGGGCAGTAACCTCAGCGGCGGCGAGTTTAGCCCAGAGCTGTGGGGCGAGTTCGATCTCAGGGGCGCCAACCTGACGCGGGTGGATCTCGAGGGACTGGATCCCCGCGAGGTGGCGCTGGAAGGGGTAATGATAGACGCCTGGCAGCAGAGTCAGCTGCTGGCGCCCTTCGGCTTAATCGTCTGCGGCGAATAG
- a CDS encoding MATE family efflux transporter, whose amino-acid sequence MRDRHGLLSQPIGRVLLNMSLPNLIGILTILGFSLVDTFFISQLGTEALAAISFTFPVTLIVSSIAIGIGAGVSTNLGRLIGSGNSPKAKVFLHDALLITFWLIAALSLLGSLFIGPLFTLLGANDDSLPLIRDYMFLWYLGAPLLVLLMVGNQGLRATGDTKSPAKIMALAAVINLVLDPLLIFGLGPFPRLEIQGAAIATLISWVVALSLSGYLLIIKRNLVDFAEFNLERIHCNWRQLAHIAQPAALMNLLNPVANAIIMAMLARIDHSAVAAFGAGTRLESVLLIAVMALSSSLVPFIAQNLGAGQTERARDALMLSLRFVLVFQTLIYLPLALMATPIAQLFSKDPQVIEWLAFYIIALPAAYGPLGMVILTATSLNAYHRPMSSLVLNVCRLFLLLLPLAALGSYLGGVKGLLLALPVTNAVMGIACYILASRITEPDTTPKHVEIYKR is encoded by the coding sequence ATGAGAGACAGACACGGGCTGCTCAGTCAGCCAATCGGTCGTGTACTGCTAAATATGAGCCTCCCGAACCTGATTGGTATTCTCACCATTCTTGGGTTCAGCCTTGTAGACACCTTTTTTATCAGCCAGTTGGGGACAGAAGCCCTGGCGGCCATCAGTTTTACCTTTCCGGTCACCCTGATCGTCTCCAGCATCGCCATCGGCATAGGGGCCGGGGTATCGACTAACCTTGGCCGCCTCATCGGCAGTGGCAACAGCCCCAAAGCCAAGGTATTTCTACACGACGCCCTGCTGATCACCTTCTGGCTGATCGCCGCCCTGTCCCTGCTGGGCAGCCTGTTTATCGGCCCGCTGTTTACTCTGCTGGGCGCCAACGACGACAGCCTGCCGCTGATCCGCGACTATATGTTTCTCTGGTATCTGGGGGCGCCCCTGCTGGTGCTCTTGATGGTGGGCAACCAGGGGCTACGTGCCACCGGCGATACCAAGTCGCCGGCCAAGATCATGGCCCTGGCGGCGGTGATCAACCTGGTGCTCGACCCGCTGCTGATCTTCGGCCTCGGGCCCTTCCCCCGCTTGGAAATTCAAGGCGCGGCCATCGCCACCCTGATCTCCTGGGTGGTGGCATTGTCTCTGTCTGGCTACCTGCTTATCATCAAGCGCAACCTGGTGGATTTTGCCGAGTTTAACCTTGAGCGCATTCACTGCAACTGGCGCCAACTGGCCCATATCGCCCAGCCTGCGGCGCTGATGAACCTGCTCAACCCTGTGGCCAACGCCATCATAATGGCCATGCTGGCCCGCATCGACCACAGCGCGGTGGCGGCCTTCGGCGCCGGTACCCGCCTTGAGTCTGTGCTGCTTATCGCCGTGATGGCACTTTCCTCCAGTTTGGTGCCCTTTATCGCCCAAAATTTGGGGGCAGGACAGACGGAGCGCGCCCGCGACGCCCTAATGCTGTCGCTGCGTTTCGTGCTGGTATTCCAGACCCTCATCTATCTGCCGCTGGCACTCATGGCAACCCCAATCGCCCAACTGTTCAGTAAAGATCCCCAGGTGATCGAGTGGCTCGCTTTTTACATCATCGCCCTGCCCGCCGCCTATGGCCCGCTGGGGATGGTGATCCTTACCGCCACCTCACTCAACGCCTACCACAGGCCGATGAGCTCCCTGGTGCTTAATGTCTGCCGCCTGTTTCTGCTCCTGCTGCCGCTGGCGGCGCTGGGCTCCTATCTGGGCGGCGTGAAGGGGTTGCTGCTGGCGCTACCTGTCACCAACGCCGTGATGGGGATCGCCTGTTATATCCTGGCCAGTCGTATCACAGAGCCAGACACCACGCCCAAGCATGTCGAGATCTACAAGCGTTAA
- a CDS encoding co-chaperone GroES: MNIRPLHDRVIVKRSEVESKSAGGIVLTGSAAEQSTRGEVLAVGNGRILENGTVQPLDVKVGDIVIFNEGYGVKKEKIDGQEVLILSESDLMAVVE, from the coding sequence ATGAATATTCGTCCATTACATGACCGCGTCATTGTTAAGCGTTCTGAAGTTGAATCAAAATCAGCCGGTGGCATCGTACTAACAGGTAGTGCAGCCGAGCAGTCAACTCGCGGTGAAGTTCTTGCAGTAGGCAATGGCCGAATTCTTGAAAATGGCACTGTGCAGCCACTGGACGTGAAAGTGGGTGACATAGTGATCTTCAACGAAGGTTACGGCGTGAAGAAAGAGAAGATCGATGGCCAAGAGGTCTTGATCCTTTCTGAATCAGATTTAATGGCTGTAGTGGAATAA
- the groL gene encoding chaperonin GroEL (60 kDa chaperone family; promotes refolding of misfolded polypeptides especially under stressful conditions; forms two stacked rings of heptamers to form a barrel-shaped 14mer; ends can be capped by GroES; misfolded proteins enter the barrel where they are refolded when GroES binds), which produces MAAKEVLFGNDARVKMLAGVNVLANAVKVTLGPKGRNVVLDKSFGAPLITKDGVSVAKEIELEDKFENMGAQMVKEVASKANDAAGDGTTTATVLAQAIVTEGLKAVAAGMNPMDLKRGIDKAVVAAVAELKTLSQECSDTKAIAQVGTISANSDESIGEIIATAMEKVGKEGVITVEEGQALENELDVVEGMQFDRGYLSPYFINKPETGSVELENPYILLVDKKISNIRELLPILEGLAKTGKPLMIIAEDVEGEALATLVVNNMRGIVKVAAVKAPGFGDRRKAMLQDIAILTGGTVIAEEIGLELEKATLEDLGTAKRVVITKDDTTIIDGTGEQEQISARVAQIKIQAEESTSDYDREKLQERMAKLAGGVAVIKVGAATEVEMKEKKARVEDALHATRAAVEEGVVAGGGVALIRVASKIGELDVANEDQKHGVTIALRAMEAPLRQIATNAGEEASVVANNVKNGSGNYGYNAGSDVYGDMLEMGILDPTKVTRSALQFASSIAGLMITTEAMVGDVPQEAGAGDMAGMGGMGGMGGMGGMM; this is translated from the coding sequence ATGGCAGCTAAAGAAGTTTTATTTGGTAATGACGCTCGCGTAAAAATGCTTGCGGGCGTAAACGTACTGGCTAACGCAGTTAAAGTTACCCTGGGCCCTAAAGGCCGTAACGTAGTTCTCGACAAGAGCTTCGGCGCGCCGCTGATCACCAAAGATGGTGTATCGGTCGCTAAAGAGATCGAACTGGAAGACAAGTTCGAAAACATGGGCGCGCAGATGGTGAAAGAAGTTGCTTCTAAAGCCAACGACGCCGCCGGTGACGGTACCACTACCGCTACCGTACTGGCACAAGCCATCGTAACCGAAGGCCTGAAAGCCGTTGCCGCTGGCATGAACCCAATGGATCTTAAGCGCGGTATCGACAAGGCGGTTGTTGCTGCCGTTGCCGAGCTGAAGACCCTGTCTCAAGAGTGTAGCGACACTAAGGCGATTGCTCAGGTAGGTACCATCTCTGCTAACTCTGACGAGTCAATCGGCGAAATCATCGCAACTGCGATGGAAAAAGTTGGTAAAGAAGGCGTGATCACAGTTGAAGAAGGTCAGGCCCTAGAGAACGAGCTGGATGTGGTTGAAGGTATGCAGTTCGACCGTGGTTACCTGTCTCCATACTTCATCAACAAGCCAGAAACTGGCAGCGTTGAACTTGAAAACCCATACATCCTATTGGTTGACAAGAAGATCTCTAACATCCGTGAGCTACTGCCAATCCTTGAAGGTCTGGCGAAAACCGGTAAGCCACTGATGATCATCGCCGAAGACGTTGAAGGCGAAGCCTTAGCGACTCTGGTTGTGAACAACATGCGCGGCATCGTTAAAGTAGCTGCGGTTAAGGCACCAGGTTTCGGTGACCGTCGTAAGGCGATGCTACAAGATATCGCTATCCTGACTGGCGGTACTGTGATTGCCGAAGAGATCGGTCTAGAACTTGAAAAAGCGACTCTGGAAGACCTAGGTACCGCTAAGCGCGTAGTTATCACCAAAGATGACACTACCATCATCGACGGTACCGGCGAGCAAGAGCAGATCTCTGCCCGTGTTGCCCAGATCAAGATCCAGGCTGAAGAGTCGACTTCTGACTACGACCGTGAAAAACTACAAGAGCGTATGGCTAAACTGGCCGGCGGTGTTGCAGTGATCAAGGTTGGTGCCGCTACCGAAGTTGAAATGAAAGAGAAGAAGGCTCGCGTAGAAGATGCGCTACACGCGACTCGCGCCGCCGTTGAAGAAGGTGTGGTTGCCGGTGGTGGTGTTGCCCTGATCCGCGTTGCCTCTAAGATTGGCGAGCTGGACGTGGCTAACGAAGACCAGAAGCACGGTGTGACTATCGCACTGCGCGCCATGGAAGCGCCACTGCGTCAAATCGCAACCAACGCGGGTGAAGAAGCCTCAGTGGTGGCGAACAACGTGAAGAACGGCTCTGGTAACTATGGCTACAACGCTGGTAGCGACGTGTACGGTGACATGCTAGAGATGGGTATCCTTGACCCAACTAAGGTGACCCGTAGCGCGCTACAGTTCGCGTCATCTATCGCAGGTCTGATGATCACGACCGAAGCTATGGTTGGTGATGTACCGCAAGAAGCTGGTGCTGGCGATATGGCCGGCATGGGCGGAATGGGTGGTATGGGCGGAATGGGCGGCATGATGTAA